A region of the Phaseolus vulgaris cultivar G19833 chromosome 11, P. vulgaris v2.0, whole genome shotgun sequence genome:
TTGAATGTTTGCATGATAGATGATGATAGGAGTTGTTTCTGCTGAGAAGTGCACTGACCACTGTATCATGCATAaccatatttaatttttgtttttctcttattCCATATTGAATTAGTGCCATTGACAtgtgattattttatttgtttgttatgTTTTTATCCATTTGACCCACTTCATTGGCAATGGAATATTAAAAGCAACATTGCGATTAATATAACCTTCTTATTCTCATGAGTCATGATATccgattttaaaaataaaatgttagaaatttgaaatttgCTGGGTTGCTTGTTTGCATTTTACAAAGAGTCCTCTGGTTTGGTGCAGCTGACTCTGGTGTTGAATCTACTGATTCTGATGATGAGTTTCAAATATGTGAAATTTGTACTACTGAGGAGGTGATTTTCTTTGCTTTTTAAGCCGTTTAAATTGTTTCAATAATGGAGATTCAGTAATCACTTGATTTCCCttcaggaaaagaaaaaaatgctaCAGTGTTCTTGCTGCGGTAAATTAGTCCATTCCACATGCTTGATGCCACCAATTGGGGATGTAGTTCCTGAAGAGTGGTCATGCCATTTGTGTAAGGAAAAAACAGATGAATATCTTCTAGCAAGACAGGCCTACATAGCTGAACTTCAAAAGAGGTATAGAATTTAAACATTACTATTGAATTCTTGGGGTCATGTTTGCATGGTGAAAATTCTCATTTCATGTCGAATAACCGATGAGTAAAGAAACTGATTGTATGAGATGCATTATCTTCTGTTAACCAAAATTAGGAGgtagaaaaaattaatataaaaataggaAATTGTTAATTGATGAACATGTTCTTACATTATTTCAGGTATGATGCAGCCTTGGAACGCAAGACAAAAATATCAGAGATAATTCGGTctttggatcttccaaataatCCTTTGGATGATATTGTTGACCAGGTAGTGATCATATGCTTGATTTACATTTTTGCTTTGAAGGACACTTTTCAATGTGAACAGAACATAACTGTTTAAATACATtgtttaaagttaattttaaagtGATAACATATAGATGGAAGGGAGCAGCTAACTCTTTCCTGGCTACAATTATTACAATTTAATATGCAGCTAGGAGGCCCTGACAAAGTTGCAGAAATGACAGGAAGGAGAGGCATGCTTGTGAGAGCTGCTACGGGCAAGGGTGTAACTTATCAGGCTCGTAACACGTAAGTTGTTGTTTGCCTCCCTAATTATTACCAACACTGCATTATATCCTATTACTAATTTCTGTGTATACCTCTTTAGAAAAGATGTCACCATGGAAATGGTTAACATGCATGAAAAGCAGCTCTTTATGGATGGTAAAAAGTCAGTTGCTATTATCTCTGAGGCAGGATCTGCTGGTGTTTCATTGCAGGCAGATAGACGAGCTGCTAACCAGGTGGGAAAAACTTATTTGATAGAAACCATTATGCTTGGAAATTTCTAGTATACTGAACTTTGAATATGTATTCTAAGCATAATTTGTTGTCATTTGTTTCTCTTTCTGTACTCTCTAATCTTTGCCCAACAGAAAAGAAGGGTTCATTTAACCCTGGAACTTCCATGGAGTGCTGACCGGGCAATTCAACAGTTTGGAAGAACGCATCGATCAAATCAAGCTTCCGCACCAGAATACAGGTCATTGAGCACCATTGATTAACATCTTTTGCATTCTATTTGTTTGGTTGCGTATTGGTTCAAGAAGGAAATCTTATTGGAACTCTTCAATTCATCCCTTGGAACCATATCGCATCCCAGATATGATGAAATAGGATGAATTGAGGTGGTATTTTGTAAATACATAGTTATCTTGAGTAAACTCACTATTTCTTTATTTTCCAACTGTATAGAAAAGATGTTTCTTTTGTTCTTTCTTCAACAATTTATGATCTCCACTAGCTAAACTCATTAATTGTTTCCACTCTATGGCTTCAAACAGGCTAGATATTTAACATAGAACTGAGGCTTAAGGAAAATGATTATGTTTGAGGCTCTTTTTGGAGATGAGAAAGAAAGATGAGGAAAAATCAGTTAGGAAGAggataaatattattaaaactgATGCTATAACCTATATTTTGGAAGGAGCTGGcttccatatttttgtattgcAGGATTGTGTAAACTATCATGTGCAATTTACTTCTCTTAACATCAGTGTAATTGCCTAGCCAAACTCCATTATTGTGTCAATGTCTTTACTCAAATGGAAGTTTTTCATAGATGCAAACTTGCTGCCTTTCTTCTAAGCAAAAAATTGTATTGTTGGTGTGAATTGGTTCACTATTATCATGTCACCTGATAACATTTAAAAAGTTAGGATTGAGACACTTTAACCTGATCAGATCTTAAAATAGTTTCAGTCGTGAGCTTTGTTGATGCTTTATCTAGATGTCACACCACACCAGTTGAACCTAATCTCTATTACCATAAATATTGTACAGGATACTCTTTACAAATCTTGGTGGAGAACGAAGATTTGCATCAATTGTTGCCAAGAGATTAGAATCTCTTGGTGCTTTGACTCAGGGTGACCGCAGGCATGTTGAATTTAtcagttttctttttaaaatgagcTGACATTGATGAACATTTTGGCTGTTATTCCTGACATTTTTTGTTTGCAGGGCTGGACCTTCATTGAGTGCTTATAATTATGACAGTGCCTATGGAAAAAGGGCTCTAATGATTATGTACAAAGGAATAATGGAGCAGGTTtcataatatttattgaaattaagAAATATGGATATTGAAAtgtgtaaaagaaaaagattGGTCAAATACATCTactgacaatttttttttcaggatTCTCTGCCTGTGGTACCTCCGGGATGTTCATCTGACAAACCAGATACAATTCATGATTTTATTGTGCAAGCCAAAGCTGCTCTGGTATCTGTTGGAATAGTAAGGGACACGGTCCTTGGTAATTCATTCATTACTCTATTCTAAAAGTTAGTTTGCTTGGTTTGgtaataattaaatttgtttgtcTATAAGTGTTTGGTAATATTACCATAATTAAATACGTGCTTCCTATATTTGTAGGTAATGGTAAAGATCTTGGAAGATTATCTGGTCGCATTATTGATTCAGATATGCATGAAGTTGGGCGGTTCCTCAACAGGATTTTGGGACTACCTCCTGATATTCAGAATGGGTCTGTTTTTTGCGAATTAAATTGCTTGATGGTTGTAAGTTTTGGTATTAGattcaatataataaatactacTGTAACAGGCTATTTGAATTATTTGTGAGTATCCTGGATCTTCTTGTTCGGAATGCTCGCATTGAAGGTAACCTTGACGCAGGCATTGTTGACTTGAAAGCTAATGTAATTGAATTACAAGGAACTCCAAAGGTTAGTTTCTGCTGGACCTCTTTTGACAATTATTTATACTAGTTTTATTATAAAGCTAATATTGATGGGAAATTTTTTCACTTCCATGCAGACTGTTCATGTTGATCAATTGACTGGGGCCTCAACAGTTCTGTTTACATTCGTCTTGGATCGTGGGATCACATGGGAGGTACTTGTTTTTTTCTACTTGACCTGAATGATGGTGTGTTTTACGCTGATGCTGACTTGTAATTTAATATTGACATGTCAGTTGGCAAGTATGATGCTGAATGAAAAGCAGAAGGATGGACTTGGTTCAGCCAATGATGGCTTCTATGAGTCCAAGAGGGAGTGGTTGGGGAAACGTCATTTCATTTTAGCATTTGAAAGGTATATTTCATATTCCTGTTTCCTTAATCTAagattctaattttattttttatttaatgttccAATACTGAAGTAGATGCAAATCTTGATGTTCCAATATTTGTTAAGGTTGCACAATATAATTTCTGGGCTTGTTTTATGTTCACATGGATGGAAACCCAAAGAGGAAGAAACTGCAGGCCTCATCTTTTTCCCTTTTGTttgtttctttcatttttttcccatttttgAATTAGGAGCTTCCTTAATCAACATGATATCCAAGATGATTTTTTCTTGCCCTTTGACATGAGTTGACGTGTATAGTGGCAGTAGGTTCTCCAACAATGAGTTGTTTGTTGTGTTATGAGTTGACTGGTCACCTTACTTTGATGATTGGAGACTTTGCTTTAGTGTTTGATAGCAATATTGTCAAAATTTAGATACTTTTACCTTTACACTGTTAGGACACAAAATAAGGATAGGATTTGGAAGGTATATTATaggataaataaaaaataaagggcGGTTAGTAGCGGTTAGTGGTGGTTAGTAGTAGTTAATGGTTGCGGTTAGtggtctttaaataaagaccaaCTGGTTTAGTGAAGGGTATGTTTTGTTGTCTATTCAGTTTGATAGACAGGGAAATCCTGTGTAAAAGGAATAATGTTTTCCTTTGTGGGCATTCGGAATGTAAAGTACAGAATTATTAATACAGAAGATTATTCAGTAGATTTTGGTGTTCTTGACTTATTGTTGGGTGTGATTTTCTTGGTTCCTAACATACACACACATACATGGGGGGAGAGAGGACGAGATAAGAAGAATAACCTTCAAATAACAATTTTTAATGGTCTtaatttaaatgaataaaaattatgtaaCTTAGGCATCAAACCTATGCTCAAGCCTCAAAGCTAACTTTAtcctaaatataaaatataatattttttttggatcACATAAAGCTGTCACCCAGCATAAAAGGAAGAGGCGTGAGAAAATCTAAATGTCAAGATGGTATAAGAATATATCCAATATCCATTTCAAAGATCACCTACCATATTTATCCGCACATCAAGACCAGTTGTACTAGGTGTGAGGGGATGTATTGGAAAATACCCAAGTCTCATGTTGGTTAGAAACACAGTTTGGAAAGAGTGTATAAGTGGGGGATGATCCTCGCCTTACAAGCTATTTTGTAGGGTTGAGTTGGGTCCAAAATCTAAATGTTATGTGCGTATGTGGCAAAAGATTGGCAGTTGCACATTAACAACATTGTACCCAATCACACTCAAATCCATCCATCCATCCTGCAACAAAGATTGATGACGAATGTAGGTGTAGAAATAGAGAACAACTCCTTATCTCTAATTGAGAGCAATGAAAAATAGAGGCTTGTGTCTTGCATGAGAGATTGACCAAACAGGACAACATTGGAATGAAAAATGAGGTTAGGTTTGCTAAAAAAACACTTGGGTTGTTGGATCCTCTTGTCTAATGAAGATCTTTGATTCCACCACCATTTTGTAGTCTCCCTCGAAAATCACAGCATGGTTCTATGTGCTAACAGTCTTCTGAAGAAATGAGATCAAAATCCACATGAAAACTGTGTTGGAAAGTCCCACATTGCTTACCCCAATTTTTGGAATGTGGCTTATAGAATTGTTGGGCAACATCAATTCGTGTCAATTGATTTTAAAGATGAAATCTGACAAGGCATCAGAGCCTATAGCTTGTTTTAGTAATTGCCTATTCCTGCATCACTACTTGCTTTAATTCTTGGAGTGCAACTCATATATCTATTGGGTAACTTCACTGAATTCACATTGGGTTTAAGATGAAATTTGACGTGGAATCAAAACCTGTAACTCATCTTGGTAATTGTCTATTCTAGTAGGCTTGCCTTGTATGGTAGATATACGAGGGTATGTTAGGAAGTCCCACATCACCTACCTTAATTCTTGGAAAGCAACTATTGGACAAACTTTTACGATGAAATCTGGCAAGTTGTAGAATCAGATGATCCCATGAATTAATTTCTGGTTTTGACAGTGGTGAGACATTATCAGTGTGACTAAATGGAAAAGGTTGGATTGGAGTTATTCATGACCACAACAAAACCTTGATGTTTTCAATGTTTGAGAGAAACATTCTCAACCCTCAGTGATTTATACCAAAGGATTACAAGATTAGATGCCTCACATTTTGGTATTTCCCAAATATTGGTATCGCCTTCAATACTGTTTTTACAATGAATGTTAGCGTTTAATGGATATAAATATCATGTCAGGGAAAACTGGTTTCAACCTGCTTGTTTAAGTGAAGCCTTGCTTTCTCAAATTTAAGTGAAAAACACTTTTACACCGAATGTCTCGTAGATAGTCAATGCAGAGAACTGTTCAAATCACCTATTGAGTTTATTATGGAATCTATAGCTGAAAGATAAACTCTGGAGAAAAGTCAAATCATTCATGGTAATACGAAAATAGTTGATCTCTGATAAAGTTGTCTTTTACTATTTATTTGTGTAGCTTGGTTGTGGCTTAAAatcttttttcatttaaaaagaaaacaagagaGTAGGAAATTAGTAATAGAAGATATACATTCATAAAGCAAGGCATCAAGTATTAATGTTTTTGTGGTCATTGTTCTTAATTATCTGATTTTGTCAGTATTTCCTTTCATTTTGTTACAGTTCTGCTTCGGGTACGTATAAAATAGTTCGACCCCCTGTTGGAGAATCAAACAGGTATGTATTTCCCAGTAATCAAGCCTTGTTGATCTGTTCagtttaattgtatttttaacCCCCATTTCTCTTAAATATATAGGGAGATGCCTCTGTCtgaattaaaaagtaaatatagaaaaatttcGACTTTAGAGAAGGCTCAGTCTGGTTGGGAAGAGGAATATGAAGTTTCATCCAAACAGGTATAATTCTAAGTTACTTTTCCCTATTTGTAAATTTGCAAGAAAGTCGATGTGATTGAAATCTTGAGGCTTGACAAAAATTAGTCGAGGACAGCTTGTGACTGTTTAAGCATATGCCAGTTTTATTTGagacaaaattaaacaatagtttatttatttgttacaGACAATGATGGTAAAAATTTATAAGATATCATTCCCTTTTAACTGTCTATTTCTTTATTAGCAAGGGGACAAAGTAAACATTCATGAACAAATGCTCCAAGAACTTTTCTCTTTGTACTGCCCTCTTTAGATCAACTTGTCATGTATTCTGAACTGGTGTTGCACTCGATTggttaaatttataaaacatatAGATGGATGGAagcgaaaaaaaaaaaaatatatatactctTGTTGACTCACGCAACTTCTTACCTTTACTGGCAGTGCATGCATGGTCCCAATTGTAAGATTGGCAACTTTTGTACAGTTGGTAGAAGACTACAGGAAGTAAATGTCTTGGGTGGTCTCATCCTTCCTGTGTGGGGAGCCGTAGAAAAGGCCCTTTCAAAACAGGTACTTCTGCAGCATAAAAGTTGCCAGGAACTAAAACATTTTATTGAAAAAGGCTTATTAATTAAACTGGTCATTGGAGCTGAATTTTGAAATGATGAGGTTTGCAGTGTGAAATATCTAGCAGACTGTGTTGGATTATGATGTCAGTTGATATGATTTATTATAGTATTATTCGCACAAATCCTGTCTTGAGTGTACATTAACCTTTTGAGGTTCATAAGAATTTATTTCTTCCATTAATGTTTTCTTGGGGTTGGATCATTTATTCAAAACTTGTGACTGATTATAAGATATATTTTGATTGATAGTACTTTCAGAAATtccttaaaatatatttgtctCTGAAGAAAACTAAACGTGCAAAACAAAATCTGTACAGGCCCGGCTAAGCCATAGGAGGTTACGCGTTGTACGCATTGAAACTACTGTGGACACCCAACGTATTGTTGGGCTTCTTGTTCCTAATGCAGCAGTGGAAACTGTGCTTCAAGGTTCTCTCTCTAAAACACATTCATATTTCTGAATATGCACTCATTATTTCCCTACATAGAACATAGAAATGGATATAATTGTCTGGAAGTGATTTTCTTGACTTAGGTACAATATTGAACAAGTTTAAGattaaagtttttcatgattttattttttgccCGGACTCATTTATATAGTTTGAAAAAGTTAACCTCCTTTATATGCACATAGCATGGTATTGTGCAAACGGAATATTGTGCAACCTAGGGCATTTACCTTGGTTTTGGATTTACTTGCTAATAGTATGCAAGTATTAGTATCCCAACGTGTGCTTCATGTAGATGGTATAGTTTTGTGGAGAGAATCTTTGGAATTAACTATTTTTCAATTATGTATGATCAAGCACAATGAATAAGTTAACCAAAGATGTGTTGACAATGGATTGGTGAAATGAGAGATAA
Encoded here:
- the LOC137824704 gene encoding protein FORGETTER 1 isoform X2 — translated: MSPRSSSSSPPLLRWKKLTRLLLKWNGTRMKVAWLEKHLQIIGHQKYLLDLHTQILLWRHLPCLQCSHLSQFMIQKLKMIWRVQRLCLACKLRHWSMLRHLQHLPNGARAGFFIGDGAGVGKGRTIAGLIWENWHHGRRKALWISVGSDLKFDARRDLDDVGATCIEVHALNKLPYSKLDSKSVGIREGVVFLTYNSLIASSEKGRTRLQQLVQWCGPGFDGLVIFDECHKAKNLVPEAGSQPTRTGEAVLDIQDRLPEGRVVYCSATGASEPRNLGYMVRLGLWGDGTSFLDFREFLGALDRGGVGALELVAMDMKARGMYLCRTLSYEGAEFEVIEAPLEEKMMEIYKKAAEFWAELRVELLSASAFLNDKPNSSQLWRLYWASHQRFFRHLCMSAKVPAALRLAKQALVQDKCVVIGLQSTGEARTEEAVTKYGSELDDFVSGPRELLLKFVEENYPLPEKPELLPGEDGVKELQRKRHSATPGVSVKGRVRKVAKWQPPSDAESDEESETDSGVESTDSDDEFQICEICTTEEEKKKMLQCSCCGKLVHSTCLMPPIGDVVPEEWSCHLCKEKTDEYLLARQAYIAELQKRYDAALERKTKISEIIRSLDLPNNPLDDIVDQLGGPDKVAEMTGRRGMLVRAATGKGVTYQARNTKDVTMEMVNMHEKQLFMDGKKSVAIISEAGSAGVSLQADRRAANQKRRVHLTLELPWSADRAIQQFGRTHRSNQASAPEYRILFTNLGGERRFASIVAKRLESLGALTQGDRRAGPSLSAYNYDSAYGKRALMIMYKGIMEQDSLPVVPPGCSSDKPDTIHDFIVQAKAALVSVGIVRDTVLGNGKDLGRLSGRIIDSDMHEVGRFLNRILGLPPDIQNGLFELFVSILDLLVRNARIEGNLDAGIVDLKANVIELQGTPKTVHVDQLTGASTVLFTFVLDRGITWELASMMLNEKQKDGLGSANDGFYESKREWLGKRHFILAFESSASGTYKIVRPPVGESNREMPLSELKSKYRKISTLEKAQSGWEEEYEVSSKQCMHGPNCKIGNFCTVGRRLQEVNVLGGLILPVWGAVEKALSKQARLSHRRLRVVRIETTVDTQRIVGLLVPNAAVETVLQGLAWVQEIDD